The window ATTTTGGGTAAGGTCGCAATAAAAGCAGTGGTCTCATTGGAGGCTCCCTGATAAATATCAGGAGTCCAGGCATGCATTGGAAACATGGCCAACTTATAGAAAAAGCCGCTGAGCAGCAGAACCATTCCGATTACGGCCAGAGACTGAGCTCCGATAATTTCCGGCATCTGCCGGCTGATCTCAACCAAATAAGTGGAATGACAGAAGGCGAAAACATAGCTTAACCCAAACAACGAGATACCGGTCGCCGCAGCCCCGAAAATTACATACTTGATACCGGCTTCAACCTCTTGACGCTGCCCCGGATTGAGACGAAATGAGATCACCACATAAAGTGCGTATGAAGAAATCTCGAGACAGACCAGTATCGTCAGCAGCTCAACTGCGCTGCTCATCATCACCAACCCCAGTGTACTCAGTGACAGAAAAAAAGAAAACTCATTCCGCATTTCCTCTTCAATCCCGGCCAGATCTCTAGACATGTAGGAAACCAGAAAAAGGCCGCCGGTCAGAAAAAATTTACTCAACTGGGAAAGAACATCTATCTGATAAGCCCCGCAGAAAAGACTTCCTGACCAGAAAAGGGATAGAAGCGTGAGCGCAGAGGCAAGGCCGGAGCCAGCCATGACAATGGCAGCTTTCACTTTTCCTTTACGTTTTAGCAAAGAGGCCGCAAACAACATCAGGACGGTGACAATCAGAACAATTTCTGGCAGGATCAGGTTTATTTGCATGCGCATTACCTATTAAAAATGAATAACAGCCTTCCCTTAAGCCAAGGCTAAACGCTTCTTTCCAGCGGCTAAAAGGGCATAACCTGTTTAAACCAACTCCCGAGTTCGAGCAGGGCGTGCGATTCGGCGTGCCCCCCCCCGCCCGCCGGCAGATGGATCCCGCCGGCCGCCAGCTGTTCCAACAGATGAGCGACACTGGCATCCATAAACTTCAGCAGGGGAGCTGGATAAAGTCCGATCCAGAAAACAAACCCGGCAAGCACAACTACTATGATAATTTCCCGGAGATCAAGATCGACAAGAGCGTGAGCGTGGGCTTTATCTCCCTCCTCACCCTCGTGATGATGGCCGTGTCCATCGGAATCATGCCAGACCATACGCTGCAAGAGCCGCAGCATGTATGCCGCCGCAAGAATAGCGCCGGGAATGGCAAGAAAACCGACAAGCGAACTCTGCTTGAAAGCTCCGAGCAACACCAGGAACTCCCCGACAAAGCTGTTGGTTCCCGGAAAGGCCAGCGATGATAACGAAAAAATCCCGAGAAAGGTAACGTAGACCGGCATCAGCATTCCCAGCGCTGAATTATCGGCTATCTCGCGACTGTGAGTGCGCTCGTAAATCATCCCGACCATGATAAACAGCCCACCCGTGGTGATCCCATGGTTGATCATCTGCAGGATAGCACCCTTAAGTCCCTGGTCGTTGAGCAGAAAAATCCCCAGGGTAACAAAACCCATGTGGCCGACGCTGGAATAGGCGATCAGTTTTTTGATATCGGTCTGCCCCAGAGCCAGATAACCGCCAAAGATAATCGAAATCAACGACAGCGCGATCAAATAGGGCATGCAGTACACCGTGGCTGCCGGAGCCATCGGCAGACAGAAGCGCAGAAAACCGTAACCTCCCATTTTCAGCAGAATACTGGCGAGAATGACACTTCCAGCGGTCGGGGCCTCGACATGGGCGGCCGGCAGCCAGGTGTGAAGCGGATACATTGGGATTTTGATGGCAAAGGCCAGGGCGCAGGCAAGAAAAATCCACATCTGATAGGCAAAGGAAAACTCATGGTCCATCAGGGCAGGGATGAAAAAGGTTCCAGTCTTGATGTAAAGCGCGACGATGGCGACCAAAAGAAAGATACTGCCGCACAGGGTGTAGAGGAAGAACTTGATCGAAGCATAGTCCCTGCGAGCCCCGCCCCAGACGGCAATCAAAAGAAACATGGGAACCAACATCGCTTCCCAGAAGATATAAAAAAGCACGGTATTAAGGCTGACAAAGACCCCGATCATGGCGGTTTCCATGACCAGGATGACAAAAATAAACTCACCGACGCGTTTACCGATATACCGCCAGGAACAAAGAACACAGAAAGGCATAATCAAGGTCGTCAACAACACCAGCAGTCCACTGATACCATCGACTCCGACCACATAATCCAGATTAAGCAGCGGAAACCAGGCCCTTAATTCGGCGAATTGGTATTTGGCGGTATGCAGGTCAAAGCAGCTGTAGAGCGGCAACGACAGTACTAGAGTCAACAAGGTCACGAACATACCGAATACCTTGAGCCGTTGTTCATTCTTAAGCAGAAGACTGAGGAGGGCGCCGAACAGTGGAACCACCATGATCACCGATAGCACCGGATAGCTCAGGGTGTTGAGAATCAGATATTTTTCCATGTGCATAGTATTCTCTCAGAGATTGATAAAATATCTATCGAACAAATGCGCTGCCTTCCGGCAGGATAACCTGGGCGGATACTTTCAGAGAAAAACCACGACCAGTAAAACAATCATCAGAGCGGCTACCGCTCCGCCGACATAGTGCTGAAGCTTCCCGGTCTGCAGA is drawn from Pseudomonadota bacterium and contains these coding sequences:
- a CDS encoding NADH-quinone oxidoreductase subunit M, yielding MEKYLILNTLSYPVLSVIMVVPLFGALLSLLLKNEQRLKVFGMFVTLLTLVLSLPLYSCFDLHTAKYQFAELRAWFPLLNLDYVVGVDGISGLLVLLTTLIMPFCVLCSWRYIGKRVGEFIFVILVMETAMIGVFVSLNTVLFYIFWEAMLVPMFLLIAVWGGARRDYASIKFFLYTLCGSIFLLVAIVALYIKTGTFFIPALMDHEFSFAYQMWIFLACALAFAIKIPMYPLHTWLPAAHVEAPTAGSVILASILLKMGGYGFLRFCLPMAPAATVYCMPYLIALSLISIIFGGYLALGQTDIKKLIAYSSVGHMGFVTLGIFLLNDQGLKGAILQMINHGITTGGLFIMVGMIYERTHSREIADNSALGMLMPVYVTFLGIFSLSSLAFPGTNSFVGEFLVLLGAFKQSSLVGFLAIPGAILAAAYMLRLLQRMVWHDSDGHGHHHEGEEGDKAHAHALVDLDLREIIIVVVLAGFVFWIGLYPAPLLKFMDASVAHLLEQLAAGGIHLPAGGGGHAESHALLELGSWFKQVMPF
- a CDS encoding NADH-quinone oxidoreductase subunit N, with the translated sequence MRMQINLILPEIVLIVTVLMLFAASLLKRKGKVKAAIVMAGSGLASALTLLSLFWSGSLFCGAYQIDVLSQLSKFFLTGGLFLVSYMSRDLAGIEEEMRNEFSFFLSLSTLGLVMMSSAVELLTILVCLEISSYALYVVISFRLNPGQRQEVEAGIKYVIFGAAATGISLFGLSYVFAFCHSTYLVEISRQMPEIIGAQSLAVIGMVLLLSGFFYKLAMFPMHAWTPDIYQGASNETTAFIATLPK